One Glycine max cultivar Williams 82 chromosome 8, Glycine_max_v4.0, whole genome shotgun sequence genomic window, TTTGTTCTACCCTCTAAACTTTGTTCGAACTATTTTTCTCAACTTGTCctctcattattattattttattaaatcaacaTGCATATAGATATATCATGTTTCCAACTTTTTATCTGCATTGACaaagtaaaagaaattttaGTCTTGGTCTGATAGTAGTTTGTTAAGGATCTTGACATGTATAATAGTCTTGGTCTGATAGTGAAGGGACTTGTCCAAAAGTAAATTAGGAAACTTGAGAGAGTGAAATGAATAATGAATGACTATAATACAATGTTATGGTAAATTCTATGGGAAAGATTACCTACTCTACCTGCCAATTTTCTTCTGTAGATGTCGTGAAAAGCAGCGGAAGGAAGCCTCTCGTCTGCAGACAGTGAATAGAAAGCTGTCTGCAATGAACAAGTTGTTGATGGAAGAGAACGACCGACTGCAGAAGCAGGTCTCACAGTTGGTTTATGATAATGGATTCATGAAACAACAAATACATACTGTGAGTCTCAATTATCATTCTGAATGTTCATTGAAGAATATAATTTAGTGTTATTGAAGAACCTATGTCATTTACTGGTTTCTTAACAGGCATCTGCTACTACTACTACTGACAATAGCTGTGAATCTGTGGTAGTGAGTGGTCAACGCCAACATCAAAACCCCAAAATTCAGCATCCCCAGTGGGATGCCAACAACCCAGCTGGGTAAGTAACTCCATTATGCaaacaaaattgtttaattaatatatgcTCATTCACCATTCTTTATTCTGCCAGTCTTCTTGCAATTGCTCAGGAGACCCTGGCGGCGTTCCTTTCAAAAGCTACTGGAACTGCTGTCAACTGGGTCCAAATGATTGGGATGAAGGTGTGACCTATTCAATAATTCTTCTTCATGGTCATTGCTTGCATAAAACATATGTATTTGTATGATTATATTTTGCCTCTCATTTTTTCTGTCTTCGTGTAGCCTGGTCCGGATTCTATTGGAATCGTTGCTGTTTCCCGCAACTGTAGTGGTGTAGCGGCAAGAGCCTGTGGCCTTGTGAGCCTTGAGCCCACAAAGGTATTTAACTGTAACCATTCATTGCAGAATTATTTTCTTTGCTGAACAATGAAACCTTGCTTTATTGAACTAATCGCATTCCAAATCATCTCAGGTTGCTGAGATTCTCAAAGATCGTCCATCATGGTATCGTGACTGTCGATGCCTCAATGTACTGAGTGTAATCCCCACAGGGAATGGGGGCACGATAGAGCTCATGTACATGCAGGTCTACTGattattttatgcaaaaaaaaaatgttgaactctagcttaaattactttttaattattcctctgttgtttttcttgatatttaaatttgattttttttcagacATATGCACCAACAACATTGGCAGCTGCAAGAGACTTCTGGACTCTGAGATACACTACTAGTTTGGAAGATGGAAGTCTTGTGGTACTGAGCAGAATCTTGATTGTTGTGTTTTTCTTGATTTAGGATGTGGCTTCTTTCTTAGGAAGAGTTTCTCTCGACACAGAATGACTATTTGTTTTTGCCTTGCAGATTTGTGAAAGGTCCTTGACTTCTTCAACTGGTGGCCCCACAGGGCCTGCTGCTTCAAACTTCGTGAGAGCTGAAATGCTTCCTAGTGGCTATCTAATTAGATCCTGTGAGGGTGGTGGATCTATTGTTCACATTGTTGATCATGTTGATTTAGATGTAAGGAAGATCAAGCTATTCAAATCATTTTGTAAATTTCCatatctttgaacttcttcttcctaAGTATATTAACTTCGTTTTTGATGTAGGTTTGGAGTGTTCCTGAAGTACTTAGACCCCTCTATGAATCACCAAAATTCTTGGCTCAGAAATTGACTACTGCTGTGAGATTTCTTGTAACACTGCATTAGATGTTTGACCATGTCAAAAATTGttgatttaaatttcaaaaattattgtACAGGCCTTGCGAAATGTAAGACAAATTGCACAAGAATCAAGTGGAGAAGTTCAGTATGGTGGGGGTCGTCAGCCTGCTGTCTTGAGGACATTTAGTCAAAGGCTTTGCAAGTAAGGCCCTTTCATATTTGGTGGTTGCATAGTTGGGCATTTGCTTAATCACTCTATCTTCATCAATCCTTATtgaccaataatttttttaaaatttatttagaggGTTCAATGATGCTGTCAACGGGTTTGTGGATGATGGTTGGTCATTGATGGGTAATGATGGGGTTGAAGATGTGACCATAGGCATAAACTCATCTCCCAACAAGTTTTTCAGTTCCCATTACAATACATCAATGCTTCCCGCATTTGGAGGTGGGGTCTTGTGTGCGAAAGCATCAATGCTGCTACAGGTACTTCTCAGACCAATCTATGTGGAAATTATCATTGTTCTCTAAATTAACTCTAGTATTGTAGCAATCAATTCCGAGAATTCTTCCTCCTAGTGTCCCCACGTCCCAACTTGCTAGAATCTTCTGGATTTTGTAATTGTTCATCTTCATTatacttaattacaaaatggtGGTCTGCAGAATGTTCCTCCTGCTTTGCTTGTTCGTTTTCTGAGGGAGCATCGTTCAGAGTGGGCTAATTATGGGGTTGATGCATACTCTTCTGCATGTCTCAAAGCTAGTCCTTATGCAGTTCCTTGTGCAAGACCTAGTGGTTTCCCGAGCAGCCATGTCATTATACCACTTGCTCATACTATTGAGCATGAGGAGGTATTAAATCTTTTTCAATGAATGATTAATGAACCTCATTTTGTAAttcctatttatttatatgcccaTTTTCCACCCACTGCAATGATGCAGTTCTTGGAGGTAGTTCGTATTGAGGGTAATGCATTTCCCCCTGATGATGTAGCTTTGGCATGTGATATGTATTTAATGCAGGTAAAgtcatttttgtgtttgtgtttaggTTGTTGGTTTTCTTATCTTATTAAAGCAGGAACTAGTTACtgtgaatgatttttttacctTATTATGCAATTTGGTGTGGCAGCTGTGCAGTGGAATTGATGAAAATGCAATCGGAGCATGTGCACAGCTTGTGTTTGCACCTATCGATGAATCATTTGCAGATGATGCTCTCTTACTGCCTTCTGGTTTCCGCATCATACCATTGGATCCTAAAACAGTTAGTGGCATTTCTCAGTAGCTCGATAGTTTTGAAGGGAATTGGTCATGaagttattttgtttgattgctcttcttttttttgttgtttaattgCCATTTcactaaattttatcttttagtgtGAGGGTCTAAAATTGGCATGACCCATCCAGGTTgtggaaatttaaaattgtcatatcTTGATGCTTCTTTTATGCAATTTATATCTGGACTGTCTAATTGGCTGGCTAAATAATTATCTATCTTGAAGTCTTAGTTCTCATGTTTCAATAAAGTGATTTGGGCTTTTAGCTAAAATAAAGCCTTTCTTACAGATGCTACTGCTTATGAGCATGCATTAACTAACAAAATTCcttgtttatgtttgttttgtatttcagGATGGTCCGGCTTCAACTAGGACATTGGACTTAGCGTCAACACTGGAAACTGGATCTGGTAATGCTCGCTCAGCTGGTGAAAGTGACCTGAATAACTACAACCTTAGGTCGGTCCTCACAATTGCATTCCAATTTACCTTTGAGAACCATTTGCGGGACAATGTGGCTGTTATGGCTCGCCAGTATGTGCGTAATGTTGTGCGATCTGTTCAGAGGGTTGCTATGGCAATTGCTCCCTCTAGGATCAGTACACAGTTGGGGCCAAAGTCACTTCCTGGTCCACCAGAGGCCCTTACCTTAGCAAGATGGATCTGCAAAAGCTACAGGTTTGCATTCTTCTATTAATCTTGTCtgtaagtttatttttgttatggTTAATGTACTTTCCTAAATCATTTGATTTCCTTGTCTTGAGTAGTGTTTCAAGGTTATTCACCTTGTATTTGTAATTTAGCTGTGTCCTGTAATCCTCTGAAAAGGCTCAGTTTTAGACACAACTTGCACGAATTTGACCATCTTATTTCCTGTGTCTGGTATGATATAGTAAAGATTGTTTCTTTCAGTCTCCACACCTGCACAGAGCTTTTTAGCGTTGAGTCCACATCTGGTGATGCAATCTTGAAGCAACTTTGGCACCATCCAGATGCAATATTGTGCTGTTCTGTAAAAACAAATGTAAATCACTTGCTGCCTCTATATAAGCCTAATCTAccttaattttcattattatttttcaggaGTTTCTTGTCTTTTAGTCAAATAAACTCCCTGTAAAGTAGTCTTATTTGAGTGCCAAAATTTATGCAGGCATCTCCAGTGTTCACCTTTGCAAACCAAGCTGGACTTGACATGCTTGAAACCACTCTTGTTGCTCTTCAAGACATAATGCTGGATAAAGTTCTTGATGAAGCTGGCAGGAAGTTTCTCTGCATTGAGTTCTCCAAGATAATGCAACAGGTGATTAACTAGTAAACTAACACATGTGCTGGTCTTGGTCTTATAAGAAGTTGTTTGTATCTTCCTTCTATCAACTCCTAACTATAATTAGTGCTCTTATTTGTCCTTTTTCATTTCAGGGATTTGCATATCTGCCAGCAGGAATATGTGTATCAAGTATGAATCGACCAGTGTCTTATGAGCAGGCCATTGCTTGGAAAGTTCTCGATGATGATGATTCCAACCACTGCCTTGCCTTTGTGTTCATGAACTGGTCTTTTGTCTGATGGGGGGAGCCATCATTTAGATACTTATTATATCTATTAATTTATGTTTGGAGTATTTTACAAAGAAATTGTCACACCAACAACGAATGTTAACTAATGTCTGGATTTTATGAACACGCATGGTTGTGTGCCATTAGATTAGCATTGCTTTATGCTTTTACTAAGTATGTACCTTTCTTCGTATATAAACTCCTTGTTGAATTATAGACTgctttttccaaaaaattatccttcactggcagtttgatttttatattaatttatttatttagtcttttaatttataaatctcACGTATATCTGTTTGGTTTTAATTGAACTCTATGGCATTGTGATTTATGTATGCCTTAGTGGAATaaggttttttatttattgtcttAATATCTTTGTAGGCACCAGAGTGAGATgcaaaaaatagtataaataaattCACGAGTTAAATTGCAAATGTCGGGACTTGAATTTGTCAAATCTGTTTCGATAGAGTTTTCTTTTCAACATTTAGAAAATGATACTTCGGACATAGGGTGTATTACACATGTAGTTGTACTAGAAAAATATTACCTAAAAATAaggtttaaatgtttttttttcttatgtaaaGTAGtgctatttcattttttttgtccatgtaacttcttcattttgtttctaatttcAGTTTGTAGGTTGAGCCTTTGCAATTATGGTTTCgtaaaatattttgttcattgTTTGTTTAcataagtttgtattttttttaattttgattcttgttAGTGTGAATTTATCaagaatataaatgaaaaaaatggatttttaaatagactaaaattaaaaaaacatacttagaagaacaaaaaatttatacgaattaaaattgaaaaagtgaCAATTTGcaggactaaaattaaaaaaataaatttataaggataaaaaataaatagatactAACTTAGtcaggttaaaaaaatatttaagcttgaaaataatatgaaattacaGAAGATAGGTCATGGATAGGTTGCTTGACAAGCCTGATTTGTAGGTGTAATGTGTTGAATGAGGATTTTTCCTTGCACCTCTTTTTAGAGGCGTTTTGATTTTGACAACAGATCCACAGGATTGCATTGTTATTGTGCCCGTAACATGTCATGATTGTGTTTTACTTGTTTGTGAAGGAAGTGTGTCTTGATTTCAACAGAAATCAATATAAATGAGTGAGGTCTTAGAAGGAATGTTTTATGACTAACTTTCTACCTTTGTATTTCTATTTATAGTCTCGGAGGAGATCCAACTTTCTGTCTGTCACAACTCACAATTCTAACTTTTCAAACAAGTAATGTAAACTTACTCTAAGTGGCCTTTGATGTTAAATTTAAGATTAAAGTATGGCCTCTGCCTtcctgaaaatttaaaaataagatgtatttttcttatttaaaatattgcatTCTTTAAAGAGATTATTTCAATAAGATTGAGTGTGTTAAGGACATTGAACTATGAATGATCAGGTTTTAGTGTGTTAATatgttctttttagtttttgaatttgtAAGATGATGTCAGACTAGTCTctcgattatttttttaaaatagtttctaAAAATGTAAATCTGAAATTAATTACGTTAATTGTCTCATAAGACATTAATATATTCtttacaaactaaaaaaaattataaaatatcatttaagaagatctcgagaaaggttttgtcaaaaaaaaaaaaatctggagAAAGGCTGTACAATTTTCCCTAATAAAATCAAACTTAACATTGATGCAAGCATTTTGAACGTATCTCTAACTAATCAATGTGTATTTCACTCGAGAAATGATACTAAGCATGTTTTGCATGACATATCACATCAAATAAGTATGTAAAAGCATAAATAATACGATTGAATTATAAATACATCATGCTAAGTGAGGATgtgcaaatattaaaaaatcaaatgaatctTTTGAAACAAAACCCCAGTTAAAATCACTGACCAATCTAAAATGAATAATTCTAAATTTTGCTatgttttttctattaattgttatatttattaaataaagaaaatattgaatacAGTAGTTTTTAAGTTCCAACTTTTGTTTAATTactatatactatttttttaattgtggtGCGGCAGACCAAATCCATTGTAGTTGCAGCCTCTCTTTCATCTCAGGTTGTCTCATTTCAGCCTCTATCAGTGGCAACAGTTTCTGAGTCTTACTCATTTTTTCATCgtttaaaatcaattctttaaccacacatatatattaattttttttttggacccaAAACCAATTTGTCCCTTGGTATAAGCCTTACTTGCCTTGGCCTTAGAGACCCTGAGATGTTCTGCCGCTAATTCTTTGAATTTAAGCACTTTATATCTCTTTCAAATATCATGCTGTTATAGACACATTAATAAACCTCTAGTAGGGTTTGACTTCAAAGACTCCAAGTGCTGTAATCCAAGCATACTGGCTGTGTAGTCAACAAAAACTAACGTTGGGTTTAAATCTCTCagtaataaaaactaacaaattaagatggtcaataaaaaaaatatcaacttcAAATGATCTTGCTAACCAGTATTTTTGGGACAcgaactaaaatattaattaaagaattaaaataaaaaaattaatttattgaaaatcatattGAAATGCATTTAAAAATCATGAGATTGTAACTTTTTGCatccaaataaaaaagtttactttttacttattttggaggtctcaaatatattttttgttatattaattaatttaaatggatcagaaaaaacagtaaaaagggatattgataaaatttgagtatttttttttttggaaagtaatgatacataaattaacttttattttaaatacttcatcAATCCTTTTCAGCGGATTTTGTTGGAAAGGAGGGTcaaataattacataaatatatttatagccATTACTACCGCGCTCTCAAAAAACTCAATCACTGAtctctatctttttttcttttttctcacaTCATATAAActctattatatttatatttttttttcttttaaacttttttattattgaataaaacaTTAGGTGTCTACGAAATACTTTCGAGTAAATTTTGGATAAATATCATTACTCTTAGTTGTATAGTCAACACTGTCAAATTCGGACCATATCCATTGTACTCCCGATGGCTCAAAATTTCATCATTTTACCTGATTTTAATAATTACACAGAGCATGGGTCATATACCGTTTTGGTACTAAAGTTTACACACGACTAGAATAGAGACAGTTAGGTAAGGCCAATGTCACACTCATCACTCTTGCTTTGTTTGTTtagaaactttttatttatttatttatttagatggTGATAATTGTTGCTATTTTTTTCTGATCATTAAATGGTTGCTAAAATTCAAGCTTCCCTTGTGTTCTTAAATTGCATGTCTCATTTTTTTACCTTAATGACTCTTTTCttcttaataataatatcaataataaataaaataacgcATGTGATAAAATTGTaacattttttcatgttttaaaatattatttgaaaataactattaaaattaaaatatttatttattgataaatcaCGTGTATTatgttgaaatataatttataaaatattttccatgtatttttttaattataagatattcTAGAAAATGATTAATATTGTTTTGGCCATTATGATAACTTTTATGAAATCATTTCTTCagaagaaaaattatgaaataataattattttagaatacaCGGCTATAGAGAAAATATATTGCGTACTGACTACTGACAGTAACAATGTAActgtaaaatcaaaatataaataggtTTTTCAATAGGTTTTTTAAGTTTAcaataaataactttaaaattatcttatcagtgatttctaattagttaagtaaaattattttatttttctaaaaattattttgcatttttattaataattattatgattttcttataattataagataaatgtattactattaattaaattaataatatttttttaattttgatgaagtgaataattatatcttataaataaataggaagaagtattttctatttttccccAAGGCCCATTATCTCCCTATGGCCATAAACACTTTCTCACACCGCAATGCGGCACTTGCATTAATTGCCTGAAGTAGTACTTAATTACTATAAATCTTTAATACAAGAAGATCTTGTATTGTAAGTGGGATCCACTGAATCTTCAGTGGCACTTAAAGTTATAATATTAGCAGCCAGGCGTGTTAAGCATCATTATCCCATTGTATGTATACGTATGCATGACTGTGTGTATGTCCTAAACATATCATGCATCATTCGACATTATCATGCATGATGAATTGATTATACATcactacttttttttctttttctcttttatttttccgaAATCTGGATTGTCCCCGGTTAAGTAACAGATGCTGGATATaactttaagaactaaaaaaatatattactctaTTAGCAATTTAgcatagattaaaaatatatctaaccattttatcttttttctcattggagtttttttaaaaccattCCTCCCAGGCAACCAATTTCTCCTCCCAAGGACAAAATGTTCATTAATCAGAAATCGTGTTCTCATATTAAGAATGGAAGAATAATCAAGTAGTAAGTGTAAATTAGGTCTCTAGAGTTCAacaattaaatgatttaatgtTTGCTGAAgaagtaattttctttttatttaaatgcttGGAAATTCGTATCCCTAAAAGTAAACGCGTAGATCTTATTAGCATCAATGtatggggaaaaaaaaaagagattaaaaataagcACAATTTTGCATGCAGTGTTTAATTTGGTTTCTGAGCATGTAAAAGTTGGAAAGATATTGTTGCGTTCAAAATCCAAGGAAAGTGCATATCTTAATTCCTAGCTCTTGTAATGTCACGTTAGGGAGAGATTCCAGATGCCAAAAAGAAACACACATCGTTGTCTTGCAGCCTTGCAGGTTTTAAAAGACTTATCAGAACAACAAATTAAAGCActggagaagaagaaatcaaataGTGGGGTAGGAGGATACTTGTGTTCTGTTCTGTCATTATCAGTGAACTTTTCACTGTTTTAAACATTTTCGTGAACTCAACTGGGTATTAATTTCTACCTATTTTAATTGGCTTCAAATATCTCcaattaaggcgcataataatCTTTTGGTTGTTTCTTAATTGTTATTGTAAGATGGAAACAACTGGCTCGTGTGTGTAGTCTGAATGGGACTTTTTGGATTGTTTTGCTTGTTTCGGTTCTAgagttaataattattattgttctattgtttttgggattttgtgtTGGGCCAAGTCTACTGATCAGTACTCACCCTTTGAACTTTGGTTTCATAACTTTTCTTTTGTCATAACGACAATGACCTTAAGAATGCTTGAATACATaacttattagatttttttgcaATTAGACTGTGCTTATTTTCACGTTAAGTTGAATGGACAACATtctcatgcatattttgtgagaaGTAAAAACTTGTAACTTTTAATTCAACAATTGTTTAAGAATTTTTCAACGGAAACCAAAAACACACGAAATCTCTTAAGATAGTAATTCTATTATGTACTGTCTCTAGACTTAAAACTCATCTATACtgaatcaaaatattttgttggtgtatataatgaatatatataaaaaaaaattagagaacagAAGGCAGCCCATAAAATTCTGGAGTAGTCATAAGTGACAAACTCCTTCCTAAACATTTAAAATGTCCATATAgttattcaaaatcaaatttagacAAGGTATTTTAAGTATTgttaatagtatttttaattaatattagacTTTTACTTCATTAATGTTGTTAACTTCTAACGTGATCCAGATCCAGAAGCATGACAAATTGGACCCATAGGCCCAGTTTGGTGATAATGAAACGATGCGTTTTGCGGTGGTAAcgaaggagaaggagaaagaggtAGAGACAGAGCAAGAATGTGGTCAGAGAAGGAAAGCGAGAGTCGGAAGAGATTTGGCGCGAGTTGAAAACCCTAGTGAGTTCCAATGATCTCCACTCCCTTAACCTCATGCAACACACCATGTGCGTCTCGCAATCTCCTCCAATTCAATTGGTTTGTGTGTTCGTTAATTGATTGAAATGTGTTTCAGATTGGGAAGGTTGCAGGATAGCAATGCGGTGTTGTCGCATTTCAACGACTTCTCTCAGCACTGCTTTGCTGAGATTTCCGGCGACATCGCTAGAAACACGCGTGTTTTGAGGTCTGTCAAGTCCGACCTTGATTATATCTTTCAGAAGCTCAGGTATTCTTTTTTAGGAGGGTAGTTTGTCCTGAAAACTGCATATTTGTTGAGATGTTTTTGTGGATGTAGGCGAGTGGTGTCAAACTATTAAATTATCTGTCTGTCACTATTTCTATCAGTGATGTGTTTCTTGTGTGATCCTATAGTCTATCTTTGTTGCGGATATAGTGACCAATCCATTAAAGCTAGATTTGCATGTAAAGCTTTCTGGTCTTTTAGGAGTGTGTGTTGGTCCAAATGTAAACTGAATTAATAGATTTTCAGTTTAAGGGAGGATGTTGAATTGTTAAGATTTGCATTAGTTTGGCTTTGAACTAGTCTTTAGATATTTTAGTGATTTGATTAATCCTTATCTTTAAGGAATTAGATATTGGCTCCCAAGTTACTCTCCACGTTACTGGGCTGCAGCTTTATGTTATTCTTGTACGTCTATATATATGGTTATATTAGTTTATCAATATAGCTCAAATTTTTACTCTTCCACTATTTTGAGCTCCTACTTGTAAAACTAGCCTAATTTGAAGATGATAGTTGAGAGAAGGGAGTAAGAAGCAAGCGgaagattttgttttatattttgaagaacTTATTCCTATATCCTAAGTTCAAAGTTTGTTATAAAATCCTGTGTTATGCTCCACCTAACAGCTTAAGCCTTTGGTTTTCTtgtgtatgaaaattaatagaCAAATAATCATGTGATTCCTTCATTGGTCATGCTCTTAGGAATTAGCAGCCATTCTTCTTATCGACATATCACAGGGTGATTTAATGGAGATGGGCCGGCTGTTCCCTCTGTCTAACAGAAGAATAAACTGGCTTTTTCAAGTCATAATCAATCcctcatatatttatttatttatcttcatTTGTCTGAAAAGAACTGTCACTGTACACCTATGTTGGTTCCTTCTATTTCCTGTGGTTGATCTCCATGGAAACCATGAATGTATCCTCTAATTGGTTCTATCTCCACACTCCCTGTATGGGCTTTCTCTCTGGTCTCGAGCAAATCAAGTTTATCATCTATATTTGTCTCACAATTAAGTTTCGTTTCTTAAATTTCAACGATGTCCCAGATAGATACATTACAATAATACATTGGTTTAGTTGAATTGTTATACTTAGAGTCGAAGGCTTTAGTTGTGGTCGCATAAGCATAAAGGTTTCCGCACATTGTTGTTGGCTCTTCATGTTTTTGTTCATATGGTGAATGCTTTTTTGGGTTTCAACACTTCCGTATCATTGTATCTGGTTCTTAAGTTTCCTATTATGGACCTGATCTGGCTTGACAATGAGCTAGCTGGTGTGTTGGTTCATAGGCCAATCAGCAGCTGAGATTTTTAGACAAAAATGGGTAGGGCTACTTAGGTGTAGAGGGAAATACTTTAGTGTAGTACGTACAGGTGCAAAGTGCACCATGTCTGCaactgtgcatatttatagatATCTATGCACTGGTTTGTTTGTCTTCAAgttcaataattaaataaatgccTGAAATATAATAAAGGTTATAATTTGATTAGTTCTATATGATGAAAAGTTACATATGCATTTATTGAcatcataatttcttttatgtttgcTCACTATAATGCTTCTTATCAAACTTTTTCGTTGTGTAATATTAAGTGTTTTCTCTATTGTGCACAAAAACAAGCAAAATGTGTCTACTATTTGAATGTTTCCCTCTAGTCAAAGGCACCAAAGGTTCCTAGGCAAGGCAACAGAAGGGGTCACCTCTTGCAGGTTGAGGCACTCACTTGGTGAAGTGCATACTCTACAGCCTTAGGAACACCTTTCTAGTTAATGCAAGGCGAGCCATTTAGCTCTTCATTGAAATTTGTGCCTCAGCATTCAGGTGTTGACAACTTACTAACTGAAGTGAATACTAAAACAGGTAACTTAGTCAGAATGTTAACAAACTATAGCTTTGGGCCTTTGAAGCAGTGGCTTAGGGAACAATCCAAAATTGAAGAAGAGGGGGAAAGAATGGAGGAAAACCTAGGATGAGTATAAAcagtaaaagaaaaaggattgAAGGAGCATAAGTTAATTGTATAATAATGTAATGAAAGAACCTTCCACCCGTGCTTGCTATCCTCCCCCCCCTCCCAAAGACACATATctcttatgtttcttttttgtggcttattttcatatttatttactttacgAAATCTTACATTAAAGGTTGGTTAACCCTCTCTTGCAGaagtatgaaataaaaaattatggctACTTATCCCGATGCATTTCCTGAAGACTCATCGAGCGAAGTGATTGATAGGAGACCGGATCTTGAAATGTCCAAGTAACTAACGTTATCCGAACACAGATTAGAATGAGTTATACTAATGAAAGTTTGTTTCTTCTATTGTAATAAACATGTCCTATTTGTCTCAATCGTTTCAACAAAGCTTCTTGCCCTTAGTCAAATTCTCTAAACTTTTTTTCTATATACTTTATATTGCAAACAGTAAATACTTTACGCCcaaaagataaaatgtcaatttCAGGTAAGAACTTAGGTTTTGTTATTGATGACTATGGAAATACAGGTGGCGTG contains:
- the LOC100807637 gene encoding homeobox-leucine zipper protein ATHB-14 → MALCMQRDSASNKQQLMDCGKYVRYTPEQVEALERVYIECPKPSSSRRQQIIRECPLLANIETKQIKVWFQNRRCREKQRKEASRLQTVNRKLSAMNKLLMEENDRLQKQVSQLVYDNGFMKQQIHTASATTTTDNSCESVVVSGQRQHQNPKIQHPQWDANNPAGLLAIAQETLAAFLSKATGTAVNWVQMIGMKPGPDSIGIVAVSRNCSGVAARACGLVSLEPTKVAEILKDRPSWYRDCRCLNVLSVIPTGNGGTIELMYMQTYAPTTLAAARDFWTLRYTTSLEDGSLVICERSLTSSTGGPTGPAASNFVRAEMLPSGYLIRSCEGGGSIVHIVDHVDLDVWSVPEVLRPLYESPKFLAQKLTTAALRNVRQIAQESSGEVQYGGGRQPAVLRTFSQRLCKGFNDAVNGFVDDGWSLMGNDGVEDVTIGINSSPNKFFSSHYNTSMLPAFGGGVLCAKASMLLQNVPPALLVRFLREHRSEWANYGVDAYSSACLKASPYAVPCARPSGFPSSHVIIPLAHTIEHEEFLEVVRIEGNAFPPDDVALACDMYLMQLCSGIDENAIGACAQLVFAPIDESFADDALLLPSGFRIIPLDPKTDGPASTRTLDLASTLETGSGNARSAGESDLNNYNLRSVLTIAFQFTFENHLRDNVAVMARQYVRNVVRSVQRVAMAIAPSRISTQLGPKSLPGPPEALTLARWICKSYSLHTCTELFSVESTSGDAILKQLWHHPDAILCCSVKTNASPVFTFANQAGLDMLETTLVALQDIMLDKVLDEAGRKFLCIEFSKIMQQGFAYLPAGICVSSMNRPVSYEQAIAWKVLDDDDSNHCLAFVFMNWSFV